A genomic region of Rhodohalobacter sp. SW132 contains the following coding sequences:
- a CDS encoding ComF family protein — MAFLNAERFRNAIGDLVFPPVCACCGDVTISRTEIICEFCIRSRFEPDHEDESILLPDFVQFRYALWQFDKMGYLQDLLHKLKYDHLAGVGRRLGKEIGRALVRNQILENLHQSAEKTLLIPVPLHKKRYRKRGYNQSRVIAEGINRAAGIDLIPEGAIIRRKRTKTQTGLNSRQRTKNLSGAFQLAGDISADECFAVIVDDVYTTGATTFELAGMLNREIGIQSAIVTIART, encoded by the coding sequence ATGGCTTTTTTAAATGCAGAACGATTCCGAAACGCGATTGGAGATCTTGTTTTTCCGCCGGTTTGTGCCTGTTGTGGTGATGTTACCATCAGCAGAACAGAGATAATTTGTGAATTTTGCATCCGCTCGCGTTTTGAACCTGATCATGAAGACGAATCGATCCTGTTGCCGGACTTTGTACAATTCCGGTACGCGCTCTGGCAATTTGATAAAATGGGATACCTGCAGGATTTGCTCCACAAGTTGAAATACGATCATCTTGCGGGAGTGGGCCGAAGGCTTGGGAAAGAGATTGGAAGAGCACTTGTTCGAAACCAGATTCTTGAAAATCTTCATCAATCCGCAGAAAAGACGCTACTGATCCCTGTACCGCTGCACAAAAAGCGATACAGAAAACGGGGTTATAATCAATCGAGAGTCATTGCAGAGGGAATAAACCGGGCTGCCGGTATTGATCTGATCCCGGAAGGCGCTATTATACGTCGTAAAAGAACAAAAACACAGACCGGACTGAATAGCCGGCAAAGGACAAAAAACCTGAGCGGAGCCTTTCAGCTTGCCGGTGATATATCGGCTGATGAGTGTTTTGCAGTAATTGTGGATGATGTTTACACCACGGGCGCCACAACGTTTGAACTGGCAGGAATGCTGAACAGGGAAATAGGCATTCAATCTGCTATTGTGACGATTGCCCGAACTTGA
- a CDS encoding RodZ family helix-turn-helix domain-containing protein, giving the protein MPSIGNDLASIRAHKGLSIEDIHKATRLPLDTLQSIEDGSIFMDNKEINTYIRSFVRTYGRALKLNEDQVTRALDQEELGNYNHLLLQDFPEIRKKKGLQENEESDEDESKERSGKIDDESDELTDLETDAEKTDSSKPKKNVKKSPTWTFEDEKGEKQTPPSEKRTSASSARREPDMGNINWSGLSHDSKRKRAQPSVWIISAGLIVILIVTAAILITQFGFFTSDDVPPPESVGAEQPLPGAPESEEQNLALDLSDNQQEQPSAPAVLEDTLHVTVYAAFDRLDPVRVWSDLKPRIDPYWLDQGTAYNYEFQDTVRIRGSYSNMLLFLNGNRIDNFRGQYFNEEENAVELTRDLFDSDPRWATPVPFELPANAAEPDTVLTRPSFF; this is encoded by the coding sequence ATGCCATCAATAGGAAATGATCTCGCTTCGATTCGTGCTCACAAAGGTTTATCAATCGAAGACATTCATAAAGCAACACGGTTACCTCTGGACACTCTTCAATCTATTGAAGATGGATCTATTTTCATGGATAATAAAGAGATTAACACCTATATCCGCAGCTTTGTGCGGACGTATGGCAGAGCACTCAAATTAAATGAAGATCAGGTAACCCGCGCGCTCGACCAGGAAGAGCTCGGTAATTACAACCATCTGTTACTTCAGGATTTTCCGGAGATTCGAAAAAAGAAAGGATTACAGGAAAATGAAGAATCGGATGAAGATGAGAGTAAAGAACGTTCCGGTAAGATTGATGACGAGAGTGATGAGTTAACCGACCTTGAAACCGATGCAGAAAAAACCGACTCATCCAAGCCAAAAAAGAATGTAAAAAAGTCACCAACCTGGACGTTTGAAGATGAAAAGGGTGAGAAACAAACCCCGCCTTCCGAAAAGAGAACTTCTGCTTCTTCTGCTCGCAGAGAGCCGGATATGGGAAACATAAATTGGTCAGGTTTAAGCCATGACTCTAAAAGAAAACGTGCACAACCATCCGTCTGGATTATCAGTGCCGGGTTGATTGTTATTTTGATTGTTACTGCGGCTATCCTGATCACACAGTTCGGATTTTTCACATCAGACGATGTTCCTCCACCGGAAAGTGTGGGAGCCGAGCAGCCGCTGCCCGGCGCTCCGGAAAGTGAAGAACAGAATCTGGCGCTTGATCTCTCGGATAACCAGCAGGAACAGCCTTCTGCTCCCGCCGTTCTTGAGGATACACTCCATGTAACCGTCTACGCTGCTTTTGACCGGCTGGATCCGGTGCGCGTCTGGAGTGACCTTAAGCCGCGGATTGATCCCTACTGGCTTGATCAGGGAACTGCGTACAATTATGAATTCCAGGATACGGTGCGAATAAGAGGAAGCTACTCCAATATGCTGCTATTCCTTAATGGGAATCGTATCGATAACTTCCGCGGTCAGTATTTCAACGAAGAGGAAAACGCTGTGGAACTCACCCGGGACCTGTTCGATTCTGATCCCCGATGGGCTACACCGGTTCCTTTTGAACTCCCGGCGAATGCGGCTGAACCTGACACTGTCTTGACCCGTCCCTCCTTTTTTTAA